The proteins below are encoded in one region of Sminthopsis crassicaudata isolate SCR6 chromosome 1, ASM4859323v1, whole genome shotgun sequence:
- the LOC141551202 gene encoding cathelicidin-2-like yields the protein MLEIFQKAPLPIWTGIRQGERKRYLPHSLPSSGLKKTILEAGTHLDPQPRRIRMESLRRSLLVLCVAVTITITSTLSVQQKKKLSDQEARSLLQATYNKESHDNFIYKILEIKHVSNQTERQIVRFTIQETRCLKLENRYPDQCEFKDDGLVKDCLGQISFVPFHRAFLFSCNIVDEQIILTF from the exons ATGCTTGAGATTTTTCAAAAGGCACCTCTTCCTATTTGGACAGGAATTAGGCAAGGTGAAAGAAAGCGATACCTGCCCCACTCCCTGCCTTCCAGTGGCCTTAAAAAGACCATCTTGGAGGCAGGAACACACTTGGATCCCCAGCCAAGGAGAATAAGGATGGAGTCCTTGAGGAGAAGCCTTCTGGTGCTATGTGTGGCAGTGACTATTACAATCACTTCAACACTTTCTGTTcagcaaaagaagaaactgagtgaCCAAGAAGCTAGATCCCTATTACAGGCTACCTACAACAAAGAGTCCCATGATAATTTCATCTACAAGATCCTTGAAATCAAGCATGTCTCTAATCAG ACTGAAAGACAGATCGTGCGTTTCACCATTCAGGAAACCAGGTGCCTTAAGTTAGAGAATCGGTATCCTGACCAGTGTGAATTCAAAGATGATGGG CTGGTGAAAGACTGCTTAGGACAGATTTCCTTTGTCCCATTTCATCGGGCGTTTCTATTCTCTTGTAACATTGTGGATGAACAG attattttgaccttctga
- the LOC141551443 gene encoding cathelicidin-7-like encodes MGSLRRNLLILCMAVTIATLSAHPRKRLNEQQAISLLLAKYNRLSSDNFLYRLLEVRPLSNQTERQILRFTIQETRCLKSENRNPDQCEFKNDGLVRDCSGQISSAGFRQVFLLSCNTVAGQGQAQEELDTDPSPAPFRGYPGRRRGRRDIEEEPAGLLAARRIRRPYLPRPRFPRPNFPRPRPRPGRSI; translated from the exons ATGGGATCCCTGAGGAGAAATCTTCTGATACTATGTATGGCAGTGACCATTGCAACACTTTCTGCACATCCAAGGAAGAGATTGAATGAACAACAGGCTATATCTCTGTTACTGGCTAAGTACAACAGATTGTCCAGTGATAATTTCCTCTACAGGCTTCTTGAAGTCAGACCTCTCTCTAACCAG ACTGAAAGACAGATCCTGCGTTTCACCATTCAGGAAACCAGGTGCCTTAAGTCAGAGAATCGGAATCCTGACCAGTGTGAATTCAAAAACGATGGG CTGGTGAGAGACTGCTCAGGACAGATTTCCTCTGCTGGATTTCGTCAGGTGTTTCTACTTTCTTGTAACACTGTGGCTGGACAG GGTCAAGCCCAGGAAGAGCTGGATACTGATCCATCACCAGCCCCATTTAGAGGTTACCCTGGCAGAAGGCGAGGAAGACGTGATATAGAAGAGGAACCAGCAGGTCTCTTAGCAGCCAGGCGTATACGTAGACCCTATTTACCTCGACCTCGGTTCCCAAGGCCAAACTTTCCCCGCCCTCGCCCTCGGCCTGGGCGCTCCATCTAA